From a region of the Triticum aestivum cultivar Chinese Spring chromosome 7D, IWGSC CS RefSeq v2.1, whole genome shotgun sequence genome:
- the LOC542895 gene encoding avenin-like b10 precursor produces MKVFILALLALAATTAIAQLETTCSQGFGQSQQQQQPGQRQLLEQMKPCVAFLQQKCSPLRMPFLQTQVEQLSSCQIVQYQCCQQLAQIPERTRCHAIHIVVEAIIQQQSQQQWQEPQQQAQHKSMRMLLENLSLMCNIYVPVQCQQQQQLGQQQQQQLQEQLTPCTTFLQQQCSPVTVPFPQIPVDQPTSCQNVQHQCCRQLSQIPEQFRCQAIHNVAEAIRQQQPQQQWQGMYQPQQPAQLESIRMSLQALRSMCSIYIPVQCPAPTTYNIPLVATYTGGAC; encoded by the coding sequence ATGAAGGTCTTCATCCTGGCTCTCCTTGCCCTCGCAGCAACCACCGCCATTGCCCAGTTGGAAACCACATGTAGCCAGGGCTTTGGAcaatcccaacaacaacaacaacctggTCAACGACAGTTGCTGGAGCAGATGAAGCCGTGTGTGGCATTCCTGCAACAAAAGTGTAGCCCACTGAGAATGCCATTCCTCCAGACACAAGTCGAGCAACTTAGCAGCTGCCAGATCGTGCAATACCAATGCTGCCAGCAGTTGGCGCAGATCCCAGAGCGAACCCGGTGCCATGCCATCCACATCGTGGTAGAGGCTATCATTCAACAACAATCCCAACAACAATGGCAGGAGCCCCAACAGCAAGCACAACATAAGAGCATGAGGATGTTGCTTGAGAACCTATCATTGATGTGCAACATCTACGTCCCGGTACAATGCCAGCAGCAACAACAACtggggcaacaacaacaacaacagttgcaggagCAGTTGACACCGTGCACGACATTCCTGCAACAGCAGTGTAGCCCAGTGACAGTGCCATTCCCCCAGATACCGGTGGATCAGCCTACCAGCTGCCAAAATGTGCAGCACCAATGTTGCCGACAGCTATCACAGATCCCAGAGCAATTCCGTTGCCAAGCCATCCACAACGTGGCGGAGGCTATCAGGCAACAACAACCCCAACAACAATGGCAGGGTATGTACCAGCCCCAGCAGCCAGCACAACTTGAGAGCATTAGGATGTCGCTTCAGGCCCTGCGGTCGATGTGTAGCATCTACATCCCAGTACAATGCCCCGCCCCCACCACCTACAACATTCCATTGGTGGCTACCTACACTGGTGGTGCGTGCTAG